From the genome of Muricauda sp. SCSIO 64092, one region includes:
- a CDS encoding LytR/AlgR family response regulator transcription factor gives MINCIVIEDEDIAAQRLVGQLVAIDSNIVVDAIISTKKDAIAYLSNHTPDLIFMDINLTDGISFEIFDFVHRSIPIIFTTAYSEYALKAFEQYSIDYLLKPINPEQLIRSVNKYKTIAQNLDNRYDQLVKLLKREYKSRFLIKWNKRLLSIDVDSIAYFFSEDKLTFLCHWDGNKYPVGNSLKNLEMVLNPKLFFRINKKYLIRSSAIKEMYYTSKSKMRVVLQPNKENEMIFVAIEKLGKFKSWLSK, from the coding sequence ATTGTCATAGAGGATGAAGATATAGCGGCACAAAGATTGGTGGGGCAATTGGTGGCAATAGATTCGAATATTGTGGTTGATGCCATCATATCCACTAAAAAAGATGCTATCGCATATTTATCAAACCATACTCCGGATCTCATTTTTATGGATATCAATTTAACGGACGGTATTTCCTTTGAGATTTTTGATTTTGTCCATCGATCAATACCGATCATATTTACCACCGCATATTCGGAATATGCCTTAAAGGCTTTTGAGCAGTATAGTATTGATTATTTGTTAAAACCAATTAACCCCGAACAATTGATAAGGAGCGTCAACAAGTACAAAACGATAGCGCAAAATTTGGATAATCGATATGATCAATTGGTGAAATTACTTAAAAGGGAGTATAAGTCCAGATTTTTGATCAAATGGAACAAAAGACTTCTTTCAATCGATGTAGATAGTATAGCCTATTTTTTTTCTGAAGACAAGCTTACTTTTTTATGCCATTGGGACGGAAACAAATATCCGGTCGGAAATTCCTTAAAAAACTTGGAAATGGTCTTGAATCCCAAACTGTTTTTTAGGATAAATAAAAAATATCTAATTCGAAGTTCGGCAATAAAGGAAATGTACTACACATCCAAATCGAAGATGAGGGTTGTGTTACAACCCAATAAAGAAAATGAGATGATATTTGTGGCTATAGAGAAACTGGGCAAGTTTAAGTCATGGCTTTCAAAATGA
- a CDS encoding GMC oxidoreductase, whose translation MNLNLKNKKEHTYDAIVIGSGISGGWAAKELTEKGLRTLLLEKGRDVKHIAGYPTANKNPWDYPYGDRITIKEGLDYQKQMRTGFTVTESTKHWWVKDTEHPYTEEKRFDWIRGYHVGGRSLMWGRQSYRWSEMDFEANGKEGIGVDWPIRYNDLKPWYDYVEQFIGVSGQVENLPQLPDGKFMAPMELNCVEKYVKKRIAERLGGRMLTIGRTAHITDSITKGSRGKCQHRNLCMRGCPLGAYFSSNSSTLPAAIATGNLTLRPFSAVTEILYDKETKKGKGVRILDTETGEYLEYYAKVIFLNASTVGSAQILMQSATDIWEGGLGSSSGELGHNLMDHHFLAGAMGIFDGFEDTYYKGQRPNSIYIPRFTNLPGKPETKRDYLRGFGYQGAASRMDWTQHIKELTIGKTIKGLTTEPGPWKMGIIAFGETLPDYNNRMILNRDLLDVNGLPTVTFDVEWKENEKKMRKDMVNAAVEMLEVSDFKVVMPIDMPSFPGQGIHEMGTSRMGRDPRTSVLNKWNQIWDAPNVFVTDGSAMTSSACQNPSLTYMAITARAADFAVENLKKQNL comes from the coding sequence ATGAACCTTAATCTAAAGAACAAAAAAGAGCACACCTATGACGCCATAGTAATAGGCTCGGGTATAAGCGGGGGCTGGGCCGCCAAAGAATTGACCGAAAAGGGGTTAAGGACACTCCTGTTGGAAAAGGGACGAGATGTAAAGCACATTGCGGGCTATCCCACGGCCAACAAAAACCCATGGGATTACCCCTATGGGGACAGGATCACCATTAAAGAGGGATTGGATTATCAAAAACAGATGCGTACCGGATTCACGGTCACCGAATCCACCAAGCACTGGTGGGTCAAGGACACGGAACACCCCTACACGGAGGAAAAGCGGTTTGATTGGATAAGAGGATATCATGTGGGGGGTCGTTCCCTAATGTGGGGCCGTCAAAGTTATCGATGGAGCGAGATGGATTTTGAGGCCAATGGCAAGGAAGGAATCGGTGTGGATTGGCCAATTCGTTACAATGACTTGAAGCCATGGTACGATTATGTGGAACAATTCATTGGGGTAAGCGGGCAGGTGGAAAATCTACCTCAATTGCCGGACGGCAAATTCATGGCGCCCATGGAATTGAACTGTGTTGAAAAGTACGTAAAGAAGAGAATTGCGGAACGGTTGGGCGGAAGAATGCTCACCATTGGCCGTACGGCACATATAACCGATAGTATCACAAAAGGTAGCAGAGGAAAGTGTCAACATAGAAACCTTTGTATGCGCGGATGTCCTTTAGGTGCTTATTTTAGCAGTAATTCCTCCACCTTGCCCGCTGCAATTGCGACTGGAAATTTGACCCTTAGGCCTTTTTCCGCGGTGACCGAAATCCTATATGATAAAGAGACCAAAAAGGGAAAAGGAGTTAGGATTTTGGATACTGAAACCGGTGAGTATCTGGAGTATTACGCCAAGGTCATTTTTTTAAATGCTTCTACAGTGGGCAGTGCCCAAATATTGATGCAGTCCGCAACAGATATCTGGGAAGGAGGTTTGGGCAGCTCTTCTGGAGAGCTTGGACATAACTTGATGGATCATCATTTTCTTGCCGGGGCCATGGGTATTTTTGATGGTTTCGAGGACACGTATTACAAAGGGCAGCGCCCAAACAGTATTTACATCCCGAGGTTTACCAATCTCCCGGGAAAACCAGAAACAAAACGGGATTATTTAAGAGGCTTTGGATACCAAGGTGCGGCTAGCAGAATGGATTGGACACAACACATAAAAGAATTGACCATAGGGAAAACAATAAAAGGACTTACCACCGAACCGGGACCCTGGAAAATGGGAATTATTGCATTTGGGGAAACCTTGCCCGATTACAATAATCGTATGATCTTGAACAGGGACCTTCTGGATGTGAACGGTTTGCCAACGGTAACTTTTGATGTGGAATGGAAGGAGAACGAGAAGAAGATGCGGAAAGATATGGTAAATGCAGCTGTTGAAATGCTTGAAGTCTCCGACTTCAAAGTTGTTATGCCCATTGACATGCCCAGCTTTCCAGGGCAGGGTATACATGAAATGGGCACTTCGCGTATGGGGCGTGATCCACGAACGTCAGTGTTGAACAAATGGAACCAAATATGGGATGCACCCAATGTTTTTGTCACTGATGGTTCGGCGATGACATCCTCTGCCTGTCAGAACCCATCTTTGACTTATATGGCCATAACTGCAAGAGCTGCCGATTTTGCGGTAGAAAATCTTAAAAAACAAAATCTCTAG
- a CDS encoding gluconate 2-dehydrogenase subunit 3 family protein — protein MDRRLAIKKTGALFGTGWAMISTTSLLHSCVWDKKEALSWVPQFLDDKHALMVKQITHVLIPDPEVPENIKNTIPQRLDVILQEYTQKEAQNSFIEGMVEMEKRSLESIGKEFLNANLEEKTKFLKEEEKKFVASDTPTIYGSLKQMIFETFFQTEYAVTQLLYFDALPGGYEGCVPFEEIGRIQHSNDIY, from the coding sequence ATGGATAGAAGATTGGCCATAAAGAAAACTGGTGCGCTATTTGGTACGGGATGGGCAATGATATCAACCACTTCTTTGTTGCATAGTTGTGTTTGGGACAAGAAAGAAGCGTTAAGTTGGGTGCCCCAATTTCTTGATGATAAACATGCATTGATGGTAAAGCAGATTACACATGTATTGATTCCAGATCCAGAAGTTCCTGAAAACATAAAAAATACAATTCCACAACGCTTGGATGTAATATTGCAGGAATACACCCAAAAAGAAGCTCAAAATAGTTTTATTGAGGGGATGGTTGAAATGGAAAAACGAAGTTTGGAATCTATAGGCAAGGAATTTTTAAATGCCAACTTGGAGGAAAAAACAAAATTTTTAAAGGAAGAGGAAAAAAAATTTGTGGCCTCGGATACCCCAACAATTTATGGGAGCTTGAAGCAAATGATTTTTGAGACCTTCTTTCAAACAGAATATGCCGTAACACAGTTACTATATTTTGATGCACTTCCTGGTGGTTATGAGGGTTGTGTTCCCTTTGAAGAAATAGGACGAATACAACATAGTAACGATATCTATTAA
- a CDS encoding sugar phosphate isomerase/epimerase family protein, whose product MNRRNAIKNTLLGAGGLSLLRSFSTMDRLLGPVGNFNVGIQLFTIPGLVDKDLSGTLETLGEIGYREIEFYGPYPFSAEIAQKQWAGMKKMLNLQNDAFFGLSAKETSRVLNRNNLECPSMHTDIITLRTNMDSLLKGVSIFEPKYLVLPAIIDINARKDKEAYLRLAEEFNGFGRKMSGYGMKFVYHNHGYEHANLDGEMGLDILIKNTDPKYVQFELDIFWMKAAGAEPIDYLKKYPERFKMLHLKDASEEFRFSGDGGTPDQWMAGFPKMADPGDGILDIQGIILEGQNSGVNHFFLERDLAPNPMDTLTNSYKNLIAM is encoded by the coding sequence ATGAATAGACGAAATGCAATAAAAAATACGCTTTTGGGAGCAGGGGGCCTTTCTTTGCTCCGTAGCTTTTCCACTATGGACAGGTTGCTCGGTCCTGTTGGGAATTTTAATGTGGGTATTCAATTGTTTACAATTCCAGGACTTGTAGATAAAGATTTGAGCGGGACCCTTGAAACCCTAGGTGAAATTGGGTATAGGGAAATAGAGTTTTATGGGCCATATCCCTTCAGTGCAGAAATAGCCCAAAAACAATGGGCCGGGATGAAAAAAATGCTCAACCTTCAAAATGATGCATTTTTTGGACTATCGGCAAAAGAGACCTCCAGAGTGCTCAATCGCAACAATTTGGAATGCCCCTCCATGCATACGGATATTATAACCTTACGCACAAACATGGATAGCCTTTTAAAAGGTGTTTCCATATTTGAGCCCAAATATCTTGTGTTACCGGCCATAATTGACATCAACGCCCGAAAGGACAAGGAAGCCTATTTGAGGTTGGCTGAGGAATTCAATGGTTTTGGTCGAAAAATGAGTGGCTACGGAATGAAATTTGTCTACCACAATCATGGGTATGAGCATGCCAATTTGGATGGGGAAATGGGCCTGGATATACTAATAAAAAACACTGATCCGAAATACGTTCAGTTCGAACTTGATATTTTTTGGATGAAGGCAGCTGGGGCAGAACCTATAGATTATTTAAAAAAATATCCCGAAAGGTTTAAAATGTTGCACCTTAAAGATGCCTCCGAGGAATTTAGGTTTTCTGGCGATGGAGGGACTCCAGATCAATGGATGGCCGGTTTTCCAAAGATGGCGGATCCCGGTGACGGAATACTGGATATACAGGGTATAATCTTAGAAGGTCAAAATAGTGGTGTCAATCATTTCTTTTTGGAGCGCGATTTGGCCCCAAATCCAATGGACACTTTGACTAATTCCTATAAAAACCTTATTGCAATGTAA
- a CDS encoding DUF1801 domain-containing protein: MAQYIFNFILLINELTTSRKIKPNPQLRKFMKPYDEEMQKLTLQLRDFITNLVPQANELIWDNYNAVALAYSKSEKLKDAFCHIALYSKYVNFGFNRGAELTKTNVKLNGKGKLIRHISVKDLQSFPKHEIEKMIWEAVGISENMNSELINPHHTPKSIVMSTSEKKTRPTKKPAAKCS, translated from the coding sequence TTGGCACAGTACATTTTTAATTTTATTCTACTTATAAACGAATTAACTACAAGCCGTAAAATAAAACCCAACCCACAACTTAGAAAGTTTATGAAACCTTATGACGAGGAGATGCAAAAGTTGACACTTCAATTACGGGACTTCATCACGAATCTGGTGCCTCAGGCCAACGAGTTGATTTGGGACAATTATAATGCCGTTGCACTCGCTTACTCTAAATCGGAAAAACTTAAAGATGCATTTTGTCACATAGCCCTTTATTCAAAATACGTGAATTTTGGATTTAATCGTGGAGCAGAATTGACAAAAACAAATGTCAAACTAAACGGAAAAGGAAAATTGATTAGGCACATTTCAGTGAAAGACCTCCAATCATTCCCTAAACACGAAATAGAAAAGATGATTTGGGAGGCTGTTGGAATTTCGGAAAATATGAATAGTGAATTGATCAACCCACACCATACACCAAAAAGTATCGTAATGTCCACTTCCGAAAAGAAAACAAGACCGACAAAAAAGCCTGCAGCTAAATGCAGCTAA
- a CDS encoding nucleotidyltransferase domain-containing protein, with protein MKELLKKYVEASNQYVDKEKFNKDVIGIIVSGSIQNSSLDKNSDIDIYVVLDPKCNYRERGNLFINNVEIEYFKNPPAQIESYFEKEDKNPHTAHMLASGKVVYSESTIVDELMSKAKSIMARRPDKLKGTEIELEKYVIDDYYKDLEDALLNKDFIGVKIIRAKIINRSIDIFCRVNQVRREKDKRLCKQLGALDSNFKQLIEKTLNENWNTMTSIGKLRTTIEELLGGRRSSQWKIRSHLDL; from the coding sequence GTGAAGGAATTACTTAAAAAATACGTTGAAGCCAGTAACCAATATGTTGATAAGGAAAAATTCAACAAGGATGTTATTGGAATAATAGTATCCGGTTCGATCCAAAACTCATCCCTTGACAAAAACTCAGATATTGATATATATGTAGTTTTAGACCCAAAATGTAATTACAGGGAAAGAGGTAACCTATTCATAAACAATGTTGAGATTGAATACTTTAAAAACCCTCCTGCACAAATCGAGAGTTACTTCGAGAAAGAGGATAAAAATCCCCATACAGCGCACATGCTGGCGTCCGGAAAAGTAGTCTACAGTGAATCCACAATAGTTGATGAATTGATGTCAAAGGCCAAATCCATAATGGCCAGGAGGCCGGATAAACTAAAAGGTACTGAGATTGAGTTGGAGAAATATGTTATTGATGATTATTACAAAGACTTGGAAGATGCTTTACTAAATAAGGACTTTATCGGAGTTAAAATTATTAGGGCTAAAATCATAAACAGAAGCATAGATATTTTCTGTAGGGTCAATCAAGTAAGAAGAGAAAAGGACAAAAGGTTATGTAAGCAATTGGGAGCATTGGATTCTAATTTTAAGCAATTAATTGAAAAAACGTTAAATGAAAATTGGAATACGATGACATCAATAGGGAAATTAAGAACTACAATAGAAGAATTACTGGGAGGACGAAGGTCTTCCCAGTGGAAGATAAGAAGTCATTTGGATTTGTAG
- a CDS encoding TetR/AcrR family transcriptional regulator yields the protein MNVTEEKIKQVAIEIFSKKGFAATKTRDIASAANVNISTLHYYYRNKDTIYKVVADEVFHQFNQMVETINTSDLTFKERIRQFVFEFTDLCIKNPHFPSFLVFESQRNPEKIFDKVDFKAMDNTIERELNELIAKKIIRPISYPDYALNISGLVCFPFINKHMLQRNNGLTNADFNDLVENRKELVADMIIDYLYLKEKG from the coding sequence ATGAACGTTACGGAAGAAAAAATAAAGCAGGTCGCCATTGAGATTTTTTCGAAAAAAGGATTTGCTGCCACCAAAACGCGAGACATAGCAAGTGCCGCGAATGTTAATATTTCCACATTGCACTACTATTATCGGAATAAGGATACTATTTATAAGGTAGTTGCCGATGAGGTCTTTCACCAGTTCAACCAAATGGTTGAAACAATCAATACAAGCGATCTAACTTTCAAAGAAAGAATCAGACAGTTCGTATTCGAGTTCACCGATTTATGTATAAAAAATCCACATTTTCCTTCTTTCCTTGTTTTTGAATCACAACGAAATCCGGAGAAGATTTTTGACAAGGTTGATTTTAAGGCCATGGACAATACCATTGAGAGGGAGCTCAATGAACTTATAGCCAAAAAGATAATTCGTCCAATTTCCTATCCAGACTATGCGCTTAATATTAGTGGATTGGTCTGCTTTCCATTTATTAACAAGCACATGCTCCAACGAAACAACGGCCTCACAAACGCGGATTTCAATGACCTTGTGGAGAACAGGAAAGAATTGGTAGCAGATATGATTATCGATTATCTATATTTAAAAGAGAAGGGATGA
- a CDS encoding TetR/AcrR family transcriptional regulator produces MERSKALFFKYGVRNITMDDIAEKCGVSKATIYKYFANKDQLLHNILEEIVQELQDTIWETRTMKKNAIEELTSFFIHVKGLSEGISLSFIKELKKYHSAIFIEVIKYINTMVIPFVIENIKRGKQEGMYKKDLNAKEFCYAFNDVLKIVFFDVPLNYSEDNKNVLRFLSSLFLHRLVSIEGLRMINTSGTTDIDFMVIQ; encoded by the coding sequence ATGGAAAGGTCCAAAGCGTTATTTTTTAAATATGGTGTAAGAAATATTACCATGGACGATATTGCCGAAAAATGCGGGGTATCAAAAGCAACGATTTATAAATACTTTGCAAACAAAGACCAATTGTTGCATAACATCCTTGAAGAAATAGTGCAAGAACTTCAAGATACCATATGGGAAACCCGAACGATGAAAAAAAATGCAATAGAGGAGTTAACCTCCTTTTTTATCCATGTGAAAGGGCTTTCAGAAGGAATATCACTATCTTTTATCAAAGAGTTGAAAAAGTACCATTCGGCAATTTTTATTGAGGTAATTAAATACATAAATACCATGGTCATCCCTTTTGTCATAGAAAATATCAAGAGGGGAAAACAAGAAGGCATGTACAAAAAAGATTTGAATGCCAAGGAGTTCTGTTATGCGTTTAATGATGTTCTAAAAATTGTTTTTTTTGATGTTCCCTTAAACTATTCTGAAGACAACAAAAATGTATTGCGATTTTTAAGTTCATTGTTCTTGCACAGATTGGTTTCCATTGAGGGACTAAGAATGATCAATACCAGTGGCACTACGGATATTGATTTTATGGTAATTCAATAA
- a CDS encoding TolC family protein, which translates to MAKNIFLLSIFLSITIPFQKVTGQEQVLGLEQAKSMAMTQNNKVKRADQTIKAAEAAKAAVYASNKPKVDANLIGLHVGAPLDVLLPGFNANASLGVSQLIYAGGKINTAKKLSNTSVNLYSNEKELTESEILLEVETTYWQIVNLKGKVELATKYISLLTELLKDLTNSYDAGIIYKNDVLLVQVQLNQAELDLTKANDGLTLSKLKMTQLIGREDTDFAIEDSISVEKNLVEERSPSIAIEDRPEIKILKNAVELKELETKILKADQRPTVALNINGIHAVGENINFSDRSDGLTSYFGLLNVSIPIFDWGGRKQKVKEQQRKMEAQKLELEETKELLSIEIQNVYLEWQQAIKKVDISEKSLVQAEENLRLYQDRFEAGTVVGKDVLEAQVLWQKAYSDIIDAKAGYRITEANYKKVVGTLN; encoded by the coding sequence ATGGCTAAAAATATATTTTTACTATCAATCTTCTTGTCGATTACCATCCCTTTTCAAAAGGTGACCGGTCAGGAACAAGTGCTAGGACTGGAACAGGCCAAGTCCATGGCAATGACACAAAACAATAAGGTAAAGCGGGCGGACCAAACCATAAAAGCTGCAGAAGCGGCAAAAGCTGCAGTATATGCCTCCAACAAACCAAAGGTAGATGCAAACCTAATAGGCTTGCATGTGGGCGCCCCCTTGGATGTATTGCTTCCAGGATTTAATGCCAATGCTTCCTTAGGCGTATCACAGCTAATCTATGCCGGTGGAAAAATAAATACGGCGAAAAAACTAAGCAATACCTCGGTAAATCTATATTCCAACGAAAAAGAACTGACCGAAAGTGAAATACTTCTTGAGGTTGAAACCACCTATTGGCAAATAGTAAACCTTAAAGGCAAGGTAGAGCTTGCCACAAAGTACATATCACTTTTAACTGAACTACTAAAAGATTTGACCAATTCATATGATGCTGGCATTATATACAAAAACGATGTACTGCTTGTGCAGGTCCAACTCAATCAGGCCGAATTGGACCTGACCAAGGCCAATGACGGACTAACGTTATCAAAGCTAAAAATGACACAACTCATAGGAAGGGAGGACACCGATTTCGCCATTGAGGACAGCATTTCGGTAGAGAAAAATTTGGTGGAAGAACGTTCTCCTTCTATCGCAATTGAAGACAGACCTGAAATAAAAATACTCAAAAATGCGGTGGAACTCAAAGAGCTGGAAACCAAAATCCTAAAGGCGGACCAAAGGCCAACAGTGGCACTGAACATAAACGGTATCCACGCTGTGGGCGAAAACATAAATTTTTCCGATCGAAGCGATGGCCTGACCTCTTATTTTGGGTTACTGAACGTGAGCATTCCAATATTTGACTGGGGAGGAAGAAAACAAAAGGTAAAAGAGCAGCAACGTAAAATGGAAGCCCAAAAGTTGGAGTTGGAAGAGACCAAAGAACTTCTTTCCATAGAGATTCAAAATGTTTACCTGGAATGGCAGCAAGCCATTAAGAAAGTTGATATTTCCGAAAAATCACTAGTTCAGGCAGAAGAAAACCTAAGGCTGTACCAGGACCGTTTTGAGGCTGGGACCGTTGTGGGAAAGGATGTCCTTGAAGCCCAGGTACTATGGCAAAAGGCCTATTCGGATATTATCGATGCCAAGGCGGGCTATAGGATAACCGAGGCCAACTACAAGAAAGTTGTAGGAACATTAAACTAA